In the Ramlibacter tataouinensis TTB310 genome, one interval contains:
- a CDS encoding branched-chain amino acid ABC transporter permease, with translation MDLANFLIQLLNSVQYGLLLFMLAAGLTLIFGIMGVVNLAHGSFYMLGAYLAWFLSSRSGSLTLAIAGGAVLAVLFGLLLERLLFRHFYQRDHLDQVLLTFGLIYIFEEMRSMLWGDDVHGVSIPAALSASIPLTDNLSYPVYRLFMSGVCIALAIGLYLLISRTRLGMKIRAGAFNRDMTEALGVNIKRIHAIVFAIGVALATVAGMIASPISSVYPNMGSQVLIMCFVVVVIGGIGSVRGALIAALLVGAVDTFGKVLLPAVSGMLVYMLMAAVLLWKPEGLFKQ, from the coding sequence ATGGACCTCGCCAACTTCCTCATCCAGCTGCTCAACAGCGTGCAGTACGGCCTGCTGCTGTTCATGCTCGCGGCCGGCCTGACGCTGATCTTCGGCATCATGGGCGTGGTCAACCTCGCCCACGGCAGCTTCTACATGCTGGGCGCCTACCTCGCCTGGTTCCTCTCCAGCCGCTCCGGCAGCCTGACGCTGGCCATCGCCGGCGGCGCGGTGCTGGCGGTGCTGTTCGGCCTGCTGCTGGAGCGGCTGCTGTTCCGCCACTTCTACCAGCGCGACCACCTGGACCAGGTGCTGCTGACCTTCGGCCTGATCTACATCTTCGAGGAGATGCGCTCCATGCTGTGGGGCGACGACGTGCACGGCGTGAGCATCCCGGCGGCGCTGTCGGCGTCCATCCCGCTCACCGACAACCTGTCTTACCCGGTGTACCGGCTGTTCATGTCCGGCGTGTGCATCGCGCTCGCGATCGGCCTGTACCTGCTGATCTCCAGGACGCGCCTGGGCATGAAGATCCGCGCCGGCGCCTTCAACCGCGACATGACCGAGGCGCTGGGCGTCAACATCAAGCGCATCCACGCCATCGTCTTCGCCATCGGCGTGGCGCTGGCCACCGTGGCGGGCATGATCGCCTCGCCCATCTCCAGCGTGTACCCCAACATGGGCTCGCAGGTGCTGATCATGTGCTTCGTGGTGGTGGTGATCGGCGGCATCGGCTCGGTGCGCGGCGCGCTGATCGCGGCCCTGCTGGTGGGCGCGGTGGACACCTTCGGCAAGGTGCTGCTGCCCGCGGTCTCGGGCATGCTGGTCTACATGCTGATGGCGGCCGTGCTGCTGTGGAAGCCGGAAGGCCTGTTCAAACAATGA
- a CDS encoding helix-turn-helix transcriptional regulator, with translation MTDPEAKATLAELGTRVRAWRARRGMTRKQLAADSGLSERFLADVEGGKGNVSINSLEAAARALNITILELLQDAPRPALARVQSLLGRLDEGQLDQAYALLAASFGLADEQGREKRVALIGLRGAGKSTLGAQLAAGRGVPFVELDREIEREAGTSMNEILLLHGQAGLRRLERRALLRIAEDNAEGVVMTTGGSIVSERETFDLLQSRFWCVWLKASPEEHMSRVVAQGDMRPFDSTRGATSEALDDLRRILASREPLYARADAVVDTAARSVKQSFKDLERAVPAPR, from the coding sequence ATGACCGACCCCGAAGCCAAGGCCACGCTGGCCGAGCTGGGCACGCGCGTGCGGGCCTGGCGGGCACGCCGCGGCATGACGCGCAAGCAGCTGGCCGCTGATTCCGGCCTGTCCGAGCGCTTCCTGGCCGACGTGGAAGGCGGCAAGGGCAACGTGTCCATCAACTCGCTGGAAGCGGCGGCCCGGGCGCTGAACATCACCATCCTCGAGCTGCTGCAGGACGCGCCCCGGCCGGCGCTGGCCCGCGTGCAGTCGCTGCTGGGCCGGCTGGACGAAGGCCAGCTGGACCAGGCCTATGCGCTGCTGGCCGCCAGCTTCGGCCTGGCCGACGAGCAGGGCCGGGAAAAGCGCGTCGCGCTGATCGGCCTGCGCGGCGCCGGCAAGTCCACGCTGGGCGCGCAGCTGGCGGCCGGGCGGGGCGTGCCCTTCGTCGAACTGGACCGCGAGATCGAGCGCGAGGCCGGCACCAGCATGAACGAGATCCTGCTGCTGCATGGCCAGGCCGGCCTGCGGCGCCTGGAGCGCCGGGCGCTGCTGCGCATCGCCGAGGACAACGCCGAAGGCGTGGTCATGACCACCGGCGGCAGCATCGTCAGCGAGCGCGAGACCTTCGACCTGCTGCAAAGCCGCTTCTGGTGCGTCTGGCTCAAGGCCAGCCCCGAGGAGCACATGAGCCGCGTGGTCGCCCAGGGCGACATGCGGCCCTTTGATTCGACCCGGGGCGCGACCAGCGAAGCCCTGGACGACCTGCGCCGCATCCTGGCCAGCCGCGAACCCCTGTATGCCCGCGCCGACGCCGTGGTGGACACCGCCGCGCGCAGCGTCAAGCAATCCTTCAAAGACCTGGAGCGCGCCGTTCCAGCCCCGCGTTAG
- a CDS encoding ABC transporter substrate-binding protein, with protein sequence MTTRRLVLTRSAAIVGAASTGLLLPGIVRAQSNRVRVGFMLPYTGTFAQLGLAIENGVRMAIDEKGGKLGGREIEWFKVDDESEPSKGVENATRLVQRDKVDVLIGTVHSGVQMGIQRVARESGVLSLIPNAGVHAATRALCAPNVFRTSFTNSQPTLALGKPMMDAGHKRAVWITWKYAAGDEAFEGFKDSYTKAGGTIVKELGLPFPNVEFQALLTEIASLKPDAVACFFAGGGAAKFIRDYAAAGLKDKIPLWGSGFLTEGVLDAAGPAADGIMTTMHYADSLDTPRNRQFRAAYASSFKMQPDVYAVQGYDTGLLLSQGVAAVKGDIANKQAFHKALESQTIDSPRGKWTMSKAHNPIQDIYLRRVENKDNKVIGIAAKALADSGAGCRMG encoded by the coding sequence ATGACCACCCGCCGCCTCGTCCTCACCCGCAGCGCCGCCATCGTCGGCGCCGCCTCCACCGGCCTGCTGCTGCCCGGGATCGTGCGTGCCCAGTCCAACCGGGTGCGCGTGGGCTTCATGCTGCCCTACACCGGCACCTTCGCCCAGCTGGGCCTGGCCATCGAGAACGGCGTGCGCATGGCCATCGACGAGAAGGGCGGCAAGCTGGGCGGCCGCGAGATCGAGTGGTTCAAGGTGGACGACGAGTCCGAGCCGTCCAAGGGCGTGGAGAACGCCACCCGCCTGGTCCAGCGCGACAAGGTCGACGTGCTGATCGGCACCGTGCACTCGGGCGTGCAGATGGGCATCCAGCGGGTGGCGCGCGAGTCCGGCGTGCTCAGCCTCATCCCCAACGCCGGCGTGCACGCCGCCACCCGTGCCCTGTGCGCGCCCAACGTGTTCCGCACCTCGTTCACCAACAGCCAGCCCACGCTGGCCCTGGGCAAGCCCATGATGGACGCGGGCCACAAGCGCGCGGTCTGGATCACCTGGAAGTACGCCGCGGGCGACGAGGCCTTCGAGGGCTTCAAGGACAGCTATACCAAGGCCGGCGGCACCATCGTCAAGGAACTGGGCCTGCCCTTCCCCAACGTGGAGTTCCAGGCGCTGCTGACCGAGATCGCCTCGCTCAAGCCCGATGCCGTGGCCTGCTTCTTCGCCGGCGGCGGCGCGGCCAAGTTCATCCGCGACTACGCCGCGGCCGGCCTGAAGGACAAGATCCCGCTGTGGGGCTCGGGCTTCCTGACCGAGGGCGTGCTGGACGCCGCCGGCCCGGCCGCCGACGGCATCATGACCACCATGCACTACGCCGACTCGCTGGACACGCCGCGCAACCGCCAGTTCCGCGCGGCCTACGCCAGCAGCTTCAAGATGCAGCCCGACGTGTACGCCGTGCAGGGCTACGACACGGGCCTGCTGCTGTCGCAGGGCGTGGCCGCGGTCAAGGGCGACATAGCCAACAAGCAGGCCTTCCACAAGGCGCTGGAGTCGCAGACCATCGACAGCCCGCGCGGCAAGTGGACCATGAGCAAGGCCCACAACCCGATCCAGGACATCTACCTGCGCCGGGTCGAGAACAAGGACAACAAGGTGATCGGCATCGCCGCCAAGGCGCTGGCCGATTCCGGCGCCGGCTGCCGCATGGGCTGA
- a CDS encoding benzoate-CoA ligase family protein codes for MNLSQADHSSSPPRVEIPRDYNAAHDLLARNAGRAGKAAFIDAASGATLTYGELTERAHRFANGLRSRGIVPETRVLVAMLDTPEWPVVFLGAILAGVVPVAVNTLLTPRDFEFMLRDSRSQALFVSKPLLPAFEPLLGKLPSLRHVVVAGAEGEDSVAGWVAAGEATPRVAATCADEACFWLYSSGSTGAPKGTVHLHSHLIQTAELYGRAVLGIREDDVVYSAAKLFFAYGLGNALTFPLSVGATTVLLPARPTPADVFGVLGKFRPSIFYGVPTLYAGLLADAQRPRRSELNLRICTSAGEALPADIGRRWTEAYGCEILDGIGSTEMLHIFLSNRPGAVRYGTTGQAVPGYELRIVGDDGRECGAGEIGELQIRGPSAALMYWNNRAKTKATFCGDWTKSGDKYTRDADGYYTYGGRSDDMLKVGGIYVSPFEVEASLMTHAAVLEAAVIGVADEDGLVKPKAYVVLKPGGQASAADLQAHVKNQLAPYKYPRWIEFVPELPKTATGKIQRFKLRAAARH; via the coding sequence TTGAACCTGAGCCAGGCCGACCACAGCAGCAGCCCGCCGCGGGTGGAGATCCCGCGCGACTACAACGCCGCCCATGACCTGCTGGCGCGCAACGCCGGACGCGCCGGCAAGGCCGCCTTCATCGACGCCGCCAGCGGCGCCACGCTGACCTACGGCGAACTCACGGAACGCGCCCACCGTTTCGCCAACGGCCTGCGCAGCCGGGGCATCGTGCCCGAGACCCGCGTGCTGGTGGCGATGCTGGACACGCCAGAGTGGCCGGTCGTCTTCCTGGGCGCCATCCTGGCCGGCGTGGTGCCGGTGGCGGTGAACACGCTGCTGACCCCCAGGGACTTCGAGTTCATGCTGCGCGACTCGCGCTCGCAGGCGCTGTTCGTCTCCAAGCCGCTGCTGCCGGCGTTCGAGCCCCTGCTGGGCAAGCTGCCATCGCTGCGCCACGTGGTGGTGGCCGGCGCCGAGGGCGAGGACAGCGTGGCCGGCTGGGTCGCGGCCGGCGAGGCCACGCCGAGGGTGGCGGCCACCTGCGCCGACGAAGCCTGCTTCTGGCTGTACTCCAGCGGCTCCACCGGCGCGCCCAAGGGCACGGTGCACCTGCACTCGCACCTGATCCAGACCGCCGAGCTGTACGGCCGCGCCGTGCTGGGCATCCGCGAGGACGACGTGGTGTACTCCGCGGCCAAGCTGTTCTTCGCCTACGGCCTGGGCAACGCCCTCACCTTCCCCCTGAGCGTCGGCGCCACCACGGTGCTGCTGCCGGCCCGGCCCACGCCGGCCGACGTATTCGGCGTCCTCGGGAAATTCCGGCCCAGCATCTTCTACGGCGTGCCCACGCTCTATGCCGGGCTGCTGGCCGACGCACAGCGGCCCCGGCGGTCCGAGCTCAACCTGCGCATCTGCACCAGCGCCGGCGAGGCCCTGCCCGCCGACATCGGCAGGCGCTGGACCGAGGCCTACGGCTGCGAGATCCTGGACGGCATCGGCTCCACCGAGATGCTGCACATCTTCCTGTCCAACCGCCCCGGCGCGGTGCGCTACGGCACCACCGGCCAGGCGGTGCCAGGCTACGAGCTGCGCATCGTGGGCGACGACGGCCGCGAGTGCGGCGCGGGCGAGATCGGCGAGTTGCAGATCCGCGGCCCCAGCGCGGCGCTGATGTACTGGAACAACCGGGCCAAGACCAAGGCCACCTTCTGCGGCGACTGGACCAAGAGCGGCGACAAGTACACCCGCGACGCCGACGGCTACTACACCTACGGCGGCCGCAGCGACGACATGCTCAAGGTGGGCGGCATCTACGTCTCGCCCTTCGAGGTGGAAGCCTCGCTGATGACGCATGCGGCGGTGCTGGAGGCGGCGGTGATCGGCGTGGCCGACGAGGACGGACTGGTCAAGCCCAAGGCCTACGTGGTGCTCAAGCCCGGTGGGCAGGCCAGCGCGGCGGACCTGCAGGCGCACGTGAAAAACCAGCTGGCGCCCTACAAGTACCCGCGCTGGATCGAGTTCGTGCCCGAGCTGCCCAAGACCGCCACCGGCAAGATCCAGCGCTTCAAGCTGCGCGCCGCGGCGCGCCATTGA
- a CDS encoding flavodoxin domain-containing protein has protein sequence MKLKILVGTMTSTADYVAQAIQMDCADLVGDIEVQLMDGLDISVFDEDALYLICTSTYGSGDVPDNARQLYESMDAQPKFLGHVRYGVIALGDRTYLQTFCFGGKKFDERLTNLGAQRVGEVWCHDASAGTLPEEEGTAWCREWLAQALKPATAAAA, from the coding sequence ATGAAGCTCAAGATCCTCGTCGGCACCATGACCAGCACCGCCGACTACGTGGCGCAGGCGATCCAGATGGACTGCGCCGACCTGGTGGGCGACATCGAGGTGCAGCTGATGGACGGACTGGACATCAGTGTCTTCGACGAAGATGCACTTTATCTCATCTGCACCTCCACCTACGGCTCGGGCGACGTGCCGGACAACGCCCGCCAGCTGTACGAATCCATGGACGCGCAGCCCAAGTTCCTGGGCCATGTGCGCTACGGCGTGATCGCCCTGGGCGACCGCACCTACCTGCAGACCTTCTGCTTCGGCGGCAAGAAGTTCGACGAGCGGCTCACGAACCTGGGCGCCCAGCGCGTCGGCGAGGTCTGGTGCCATGACGCCAGCGCCGGCACCCTGCCCGAAGAGGAAGGCACGGCCTGGTGCCGCGAGTGGCTGGCGCAGGCGCTCAAGCCCGCCACCGCCGCCGCCGCTTAA